A single Tenacibaculum sp. 190524A02b DNA region contains:
- a CDS encoding M43 family zinc metalloprotease, producing MKQKTILLPFLLMMVLLAIDVSAQDCKVTSENQKVFLKYPESKKEFDNFNEYSRRVTREKKTSIFNRAGETYTIPVVIHVYGDVQHGQTVTYDKIKVALDKLNEDFNGLNDDFNTVDPVFSGRRGTLSIRFALAKIDPNGGGTNGVVFHPEKGGYGNGSGYDAQIAADAWDNYKYMNVYIMGDLYADGKATNSGVAWYPNTAMSNNNTARVVYNGRYIHGNTNKEFASVFTHEFGHWLNLIHTFEGGCNDPNGDYVDDTPKEDTNSGDDGCVVGASDCGNLINYENYMGYDAAAGCGKMFTQGQISRMLTALQHPARRPLWQPANLTATGVNLTGASLVVDNSTVEEAVINNGTIANEAKNVTLQGGTFAVGSGNLSAGTHFDANLPQGISAQITVVNNQKLSVKFTGQASNHAKANNATGTITFRNAAISGGTAALNSNKIAFEFSFYDPYKVVYVDNDDYTANSGKTWTFFRINGAENDRGFGTFFENNALKLETYQKALVCQSGTRNPIPLALNTEINQQSSWVAGGAYPDLHVIRDANYTAWDGKTAYIGFQFQLYPGKVNYGWFRVRVNSNGSSYTLLDYAYSTEPSGKIRAGSKVWDGGDTGGPTCNDGIQNGDETGVDCGGSCEPCDTTVTYCDSNGRSINDEFISRVQLNTINNSSSGSNGGYADYTATVSTSLSKGSNYSITITPSWRSTVYSEGYSVWIDYNKDGDFTDAGEQVWSKAASKDTSVTGQFTVPNSATSGNTRMRVSMKYNGVATSCESFGYGEVEDYKIVIDGGGSTPTCNDGIQNGDETGVDCGGSCAPCNTNDDIVYVNMDDVTVTSSDTWKFFRIETGDDTGYGAWYTGNSVRLVTYNKNIVCEGTSSNASYLGEGVSVGSSSNFVANSNSYIVSDSGYTSWNGKTGFIGFTFKINGNTHYGWFRISVASNGLSYTITDYAYNKNANGAITTVTRNGAVGPNYNKLSTSGAISAIPNPFTKHTKIDISSLSKDGAIRLEVYDLLGRHIYKENIQSPSSFILIDDAMLKNEGMYLLKIQSGKQVKTLSILKQ from the coding sequence ATGAAACAAAAAACTATTCTATTACCCTTCTTACTTATGATGGTTTTGTTAGCTATAGATGTATCGGCGCAAGATTGTAAGGTTACAAGTGAAAATCAAAAGGTGTTTTTAAAATACCCAGAATCGAAAAAGGAATTTGACAATTTTAACGAGTACTCAAGAAGAGTTACTCGAGAGAAAAAAACTTCAATTTTTAATAGAGCAGGAGAAACGTATACAATTCCAGTTGTGATACATGTATATGGTGATGTTCAACATGGACAGACTGTGACTTATGATAAAATTAAAGTAGCATTAGATAAGCTAAATGAAGATTTTAATGGACTTAATGATGATTTCAATACAGTGGATCCAGTGTTTTCAGGAAGACGTGGTACTTTGAGCATTCGATTTGCTTTAGCAAAGATTGACCCGAATGGAGGAGGTACCAATGGAGTGGTATTTCATCCAGAAAAAGGAGGCTATGGAAATGGATCAGGGTATGATGCGCAAATAGCTGCAGATGCTTGGGATAACTATAAATATATGAATGTATATATTATGGGAGATCTTTATGCAGACGGAAAAGCAACTAACTCAGGAGTTGCTTGGTACCCAAATACGGCAATGTCTAATAATAATACTGCTAGGGTTGTTTATAACGGGCGTTATATCCATGGTAATACTAATAAAGAATTTGCATCTGTATTTACGCATGAATTTGGGCACTGGTTAAATTTAATACACACTTTTGAAGGTGGTTGTAATGATCCTAATGGAGATTACGTAGATGATACACCAAAAGAAGATACAAATTCGGGTGATGATGGGTGTGTTGTTGGTGCAAGTGATTGTGGCAATCTAATTAATTATGAGAACTACATGGGATACGATGCAGCTGCTGGTTGTGGAAAAATGTTTACACAAGGGCAGATAAGTAGAATGTTAACGGCTTTACAGCATCCTGCACGTAGACCATTATGGCAGCCTGCTAATTTAACAGCAACAGGAGTTAACTTAACAGGTGCGTCTTTAGTTGTAGATAATTCAACAGTAGAAGAGGCAGTAATTAATAATGGTACAATTGCTAATGAAGCTAAAAATGTTACACTACAAGGAGGTACCTTCGCTGTTGGATCTGGAAACTTATCTGCCGGAACTCATTTTGATGCCAATCTTCCTCAGGGAATATCAGCACAAATTACGGTAGTGAACAATCAAAAATTAAGTGTAAAATTTACAGGGCAAGCATCAAATCATGCGAAAGCGAATAATGCTACAGGTACTATTACATTTAGAAATGCAGCTATATCTGGAGGAACAGCAGCTTTAAATTCAAATAAGATAGCTTTCGAGTTTAGTTTTTATGATCCGTATAAAGTAGTATATGTTGATAATGATGATTATACTGCAAACTCAGGAAAAACATGGACTTTTTTTAGAATAAATGGAGCTGAAAATGATAGAGGTTTTGGAACATTCTTTGAAAATAACGCGCTTAAATTAGAAACCTATCAAAAAGCATTGGTTTGTCAATCTGGAACTAGAAACCCAATTCCGCTAGCACTAAATACTGAGATCAACCAACAAAGTTCTTGGGTTGCAGGTGGTGCTTATCCTGATTTACATGTAATTCGAGATGCAAATTATACAGCATGGGATGGGAAAACAGCTTATATAGGATTTCAATTTCAATTATACCCAGGCAAAGTAAACTATGGATGGTTTAGAGTGCGGGTAAATAGTAATGGAAGTTCTTATACATTGCTGGATTATGCGTATAGTACAGAACCTAGTGGTAAAATTAGAGCAGGAAGTAAAGTTTGGGATGGTGGTGATACTGGAGGACCAACTTGTAATGACGGAATTCAAAATGGAGATGAAACAGGAGTAGATTGTGGCGGTTCTTGTGAACCATGTGATACAACAGTTACCTATTGTGATTCTAATGGTAGAAGTATTAATGATGAGTTTATCAGTAGAGTTCAGTTAAATACCATAAATAATAGTTCGTCTGGTTCAAATGGAGGATATGCTGATTATACAGCTACGGTATCTACTAGTTTATCTAAAGGAAGTAACTATTCAATAACCATAACACCTAGCTGGAGAAGTACTGTGTATTCTGAAGGATATAGTGTATGGATTGATTATAATAAAGATGGTGATTTTACAGATGCAGGTGAACAAGTATGGAGTAAGGCGGCCTCAAAAGATACTTCAGTTACAGGGCAGTTTACAGTGCCTAATTCAGCAACCTCTGGAAATACTAGAATGAGAGTATCAATGAAATATAATGGAGTAGCAACTTCGTGTGAATCGTTTGGATACGGTGAAGTTGAAGATTATAAAATTGTTATAGATGGTGGTGGAAGTACACCAACGTGTAACGATGGGATTCAAAATGGAGATGAAACAGGAGTAGATTGTGGCGGTTCTTGTGCACCTTGTAATACAAATGATGATATAGTGTATGTAAACATGGATGATGTAACGGTTACCTCTAGTGATACTTGGAAGTTTTTTAGAATTGAAACAGGTGATGATACAGGGTATGGTGCCTGGTATACGGGAAATTCTGTGAGATTAGTTACCTATAATAAAAATATTGTTTGTGAAGGAACAAGTAGTAATGCATCTTATTTAGGTGAAGGTGTCTCAGTGGGAAGTTCAAGTAATTTTGTAGCAAATTCAAATAGTTATATTGTAAGTGATTCTGGCTATACTTCTTGGAATGGAAAAACAGGGTTTATAGGTTTTACATTTAAGATTAATGGAAATACTCATTACGGTTGGTTCCGCATATCAGTAGCTAGTAATGGGTTATCCTATACAATAACAGATTATGCGTATAATAAAAATGCTAATGGAGCCATAACAACTGTGACAAGAAATGGTGCTGTTGGTCCCAATTATAATAAGTTAAGTACTAGTGGAGCTATTTCAGCAATACCTAACCCATTTACAAAACATACTAAAATAGATATTTCTAGTTTATCAAAAGATGGGGCTATTAGATTAGAGGTATATGATTTATTAGGTAGGCATATTTATAAGGAAAACATTCAGTCACCATCAAGCTTTATTTTAATTGATGATGCAATGTTGAAAAATGAAGGAATGTATTTGTTAAAAATACAGTCTGGAAAACAAGTGAAGACTCTTAGTATACTTAAACAGTAA
- the trhA gene encoding PAQR family membrane homeostasis protein TrhA → MTENLNHRYSEKEEKLNVITHGIGLFLSCIAFPFLLYKAFQFDSFFKSISFILFGLGLIVLYAASTFYHAAKEPILRRKLNIFDHAAIYVLIAGSYSPFCLVVLPKSIGVPMFIFVWVFAFTGVVLKLFFTGKYDKLSTFLYVLMGWQVVFFIKPLANNLVSEGLWFLILGGVFYTIGAIFYSIKKIKYNHAIFHVFVLLGSFSHFITIFFFV, encoded by the coding sequence ATGACCGAGAATTTAAATCACCGCTATAGTGAAAAAGAAGAAAAGTTAAATGTTATAACACATGGTATTGGCCTTTTCTTAAGTTGCATAGCTTTTCCTTTTTTACTTTATAAAGCTTTTCAGTTTGACTCATTTTTTAAGAGTATTAGTTTTATTCTTTTTGGTTTAGGGTTAATTGTTTTGTACGCGGCTTCTACCTTTTATCATGCAGCAAAAGAGCCTATACTAAGAAGAAAGTTAAATATTTTTGATCATGCAGCCATATATGTATTAATCGCCGGAAGTTATTCTCCTTTTTGTTTGGTTGTCTTACCTAAAAGTATTGGTGTTCCCATGTTTATTTTTGTTTGGGTATTTGCTTTTACAGGTGTTGTCTTAAAATTATTTTTTACAGGAAAGTATGATAAGTTGTCTACATTTTTATATGTGTTAATGGGGTGGCAAGTTGTTTTTTTTATAAAACCATTGGCAAATAACTTAGTTAGTGAAGGTTTGTGGTTTTTAATTTTAGGAGGTGTTTTTTACACAATTGGGGCTATTTTTTATTCTATTAAAAAGATAAAATATAACCATGCTATTTTTCATGTATTTGTTTTATTGGGTAGCTTTAGTCACTTTATAACTATCTTCTTTTTTGTTTGA
- a CDS encoding lysophospholipid acyltransferase family protein, which produces MKYLKVPFLLVWRVWFYVLMFSSIIIMLPFLLILTSSEKYYPTFWKMMRAWSFLLVYGMGFRLKIEREETIESDKSYMFIANHASLLDPWVMIIMSKNPIVFVGKKELVKIPVFGFFYKKVVIMVDRGSERSRKRVYEMAKKRLQNGTSVGIFPEGLVPTENVALAPFKSGAFNLAIEYQIPLVPQIYYDCKRFFSWDFFKGGPGVFRVKQCKFIETDGLVLEDKDQLKEEAYSVIYDELTKDLLYMEDTNRPNNDREFKSPL; this is translated from the coding sequence ATGAAGTATCTTAAAGTACCATTTTTATTGGTTTGGAGAGTATGGTTTTACGTTTTAATGTTCAGCTCAATAATTATCATGCTCCCTTTTTTACTAATATTAACTTCTTCTGAAAAATATTACCCTACTTTTTGGAAAATGATGCGAGCTTGGTCGTTTTTGTTAGTTTATGGAATGGGGTTTCGGTTGAAAATTGAAAGAGAAGAAACTATTGAAAGTGACAAAAGCTATATGTTTATTGCAAATCATGCTTCTTTATTAGATCCTTGGGTAATGATTATAATGAGTAAAAACCCAATCGTTTTTGTTGGTAAGAAAGAACTGGTAAAAATACCTGTATTTGGTTTTTTCTATAAAAAAGTAGTAATAATGGTTGATAGAGGTTCGGAGAGAAGTAGAAAAAGAGTGTATGAAATGGCAAAAAAGAGATTGCAAAATGGTACTAGTGTAGGTATTTTCCCAGAAGGATTGGTACCCACTGAAAATGTTGCATTAGCACCTTTTAAAAGTGGGGCGTTTAACTTGGCAATAGAATATCAAATCCCACTGGTTCCTCAAATTTATTATGATTGCAAACGTTTTTTTTCTTGGGATTTTTTTAAAGGCGGGCCAGGTGTTTTTAGAGTAAAACAATGTAAATTTATAGAAACCGATGGGCTTGTTTTGGAAGATAAAGATCAATTGAAAGAGGAAGCTTATTCAGTTATTTATGACGAATTAACTAAAGATTTGTTGTATATGGAAGATACAAATAGACCTAATAATGACCGAGAATTTAAATCACCGCTATAG
- the trpS gene encoding tryptophan--tRNA ligase, translated as MSRILTGVQSTGTPHLGNLLGAILPAIEMANNPNNESFLFIADMHSLTQIKDGKQLRENTYSTAATWLACGIDISKTVFYRQSDIPEVTELSWYLSCFFPYQRLTLAHSFKDKADRLADVNSGLFTYPMLMAADILLYDAEIVPVGKDQLQHLEMSRDVANRLNNIVGDTLVPPQAKISEETKLIPGTDGQKMSKSRDNIINIFLPDKKLRKQIMGIQTDSTPLEEPKNPDTDNVFAIYKLLATDEQITEMRSNYEGGNYGYGHAKQALYELIIDKFADIRSKYNHYMENRNEIDEALAVGAEKARTVAKDVLQRVREKIGY; from the coding sequence ATGTCAAGAATTTTAACTGGAGTACAAAGTACTGGAACACCACACTTAGGTAATTTATTAGGCGCAATTTTACCTGCTATTGAAATGGCTAATAACCCTAATAATGAATCGTTTTTATTTATTGCTGACATGCACTCTTTAACGCAAATTAAAGACGGTAAGCAATTACGTGAAAATACTTATAGTACGGCTGCTACTTGGCTTGCTTGTGGTATAGATATTAGTAAAACTGTATTTTATCGTCAAAGCGATATTCCAGAAGTAACTGAATTATCATGGTATTTAAGCTGTTTTTTTCCATACCAACGTCTAACATTAGCACATAGTTTTAAAGATAAAGCTGATAGATTAGCTGATGTTAATAGTGGATTATTTACATACCCCATGTTAATGGCCGCAGATATTTTATTATATGATGCTGAAATTGTACCTGTTGGTAAAGATCAATTACAACATTTAGAAATGTCTCGTGATGTTGCTAACAGATTAAATAACATTGTTGGCGATACGTTAGTTCCTCCACAGGCTAAAATTAGTGAAGAAACTAAATTAATTCCAGGTACTGACGGACAAAAAATGAGTAAATCAAGAGATAATATAATTAATATCTTTTTACCAGATAAAAAATTACGCAAACAAATTATGGGTATCCAAACGGATAGTACTCCTTTAGAGGAACCTAAAAACCCAGACACTGATAATGTTTTCGCCATCTATAAATTATTAGCTACTGATGAACAAATAACTGAAATGCGTTCTAATTATGAAGGAGGTAATTATGGTTACGGACATGCTAAACAAGCATTATACGAATTAATTATTGACAAATTTGCCGATATTCGTTCTAAGTACAACCATTATATGGAAAATAGAAATGAGATTGATGAAGCTTTAGCTGTAGGTGCTGAAAAAGCTAGAACAGTAGCAAAAGATGTTTTACAACGTGTTCGTGAAAAAATTGGCTATTAA
- a CDS encoding DUF6370 family protein: protein MKSFIISLTLIVSLFLSCSRPKQITQTVEASCGQCQFDLKTQKGCDLAVKINGKAYFVEGAHIDDYGDAHDENIGFCNVVRKAKVTGKISSNKFLINSFEIIN from the coding sequence ATGAAATCTTTTATTATTTCATTAACACTAATAGTTAGTTTGTTTTTGTCTTGTTCTAGACCAAAACAAATAACACAAACTGTTGAGGCTTCTTGTGGACAATGTCAATTTGATTTAAAAACTCAAAAAGGTTGTGACTTAGCCGTTAAAATTAACGGGAAAGCTTATTTTGTTGAAGGAGCACATATAGATGATTATGGAGATGCTCATGATGAAAATATTGGTTTTTGTAATGTTGTACGTAAAGCAAAAGTTACAGGTAAAATAAGCAGCAATAAATTTCTAATAAACTCATTTGAAATAATAAACTAA
- a CDS encoding tRNA modification GTPase — translation MKNCILYLALFIYSFNSFAQNTFKKGYFISNNNQRTECLIEDLDWMNNPSKFNYKLNDSSDKKNKGIRNIKEFGIYNISKYVRKKVNIDRSSSNINKLSNERAPAFKEETLFLKVLIEGKANLYSYQHDNLRRFFYSVNNTDTKQLIYKKFKVKEYSVAVNERYKQQLLKEVICENKTFNVKKLHYTTSSLSKFFIKYNQCHNALTTSLIKKRKAKNSFNLSIKAGFSTSSLDADNNISNDRNTNFGSKNGFRAGIELEYILPFNNDKWGIYTKPTYQSFKASKQKSSDFVVGGLFKADADYSSIEFPLGLRHYFFLNKKSKLFAQVAYVFDFPFSSNIDIKRNDNSILSDLDINSENNLAFGVGYKYDKYSIELEFQENRDILGDYVYWQGNYQSFNITLGYTLF, via the coding sequence ATGAAAAATTGCATACTTTACTTAGCACTTTTTATTTATTCTTTTAACTCATTTGCTCAAAACACTTTTAAAAAGGGATATTTTATTAGTAATAATAACCAACGTACTGAATGTTTAATTGAAGATTTAGACTGGATGAACAATCCTAGTAAATTCAATTATAAATTAAATGACAGCTCAGACAAAAAGAACAAAGGCATTAGAAACATTAAAGAGTTTGGTATTTACAACATTTCTAAATATGTGAGAAAAAAGGTAAATATTGATCGTTCAAGTAGTAACATAAACAAACTAAGTAATGAAAGAGCTCCTGCTTTCAAAGAAGAAACTCTTTTTTTAAAAGTTTTAATTGAAGGTAAAGCTAATTTATACTCATACCAACATGATAACTTGCGACGATTCTTTTACTCAGTAAATAACACGGACACAAAACAACTTATTTATAAAAAATTCAAAGTAAAAGAATATAGTGTAGCTGTTAATGAACGTTACAAGCAACAACTTTTAAAAGAAGTTATTTGTGAAAATAAAACTTTTAATGTAAAAAAATTACATTATACTACAAGTAGTTTAAGTAAGTTTTTTATTAAATACAATCAGTGCCATAATGCTTTGACTACTTCTTTGATAAAAAAAAGAAAAGCTAAAAACTCTTTTAACCTTTCAATTAAAGCTGGATTTAGTACTTCTTCTTTAGATGCTGACAACAATATTTCTAATGACAGAAATACTAATTTTGGAAGTAAAAATGGCTTTCGTGCTGGAATTGAACTAGAGTACATTTTACCTTTTAATAACGACAAATGGGGTATATATACGAAGCCTACTTATCAATCATTTAAAGCTAGTAAACAAAAGAGCTCTGATTTTGTAGTTGGTGGACTTTTTAAAGCTGATGCTGATTACAGCTCTATTGAATTCCCCCTTGGTTTAAGGCATTATTTCTTTTTAAATAAAAAATCAAAATTATTTGCACAAGTAGCATATGTATTTGACTTTCCTTTTAGTTCTAATATTGACATTAAAAGAAATGATAATTCAATTTTAAGTGATCTTGATATTAACTCCGAAAACAATTTAGCTTTTGGGGTTGGATACAAATATGATAAGTATAGTATTGAACTGGAGTTTCAAGAAAATAGAGACATATTGGGAGACTATGTTTATTGGCAGGGTAATTATCAATCATTCAATATAACTTTAGGATATACACTATTTTAA
- a CDS encoding NADP(H)-dependent aldo-keto reductase — translation MKYTTLPNTDIKVSKICLGTMTWGNQNTEAEGHEQMDYALEKGVNFFDTAELYAVPATAETYGATEKIIGTWFKKTGNRDKVVLASKIAGAGDYTAHIRKDGFSKRAIKEAIEGSLQRLQTDYIDLYQLHWPSRGVNCFGVRDYPYKTATEEAENHLEILETLNDFIKEGKIKHIGLSNETPWGTMKYLETAKNHNLPRPLTIQNSYSLIHRSYEYGMSEVSLREDIGLLAYSPLAQGVLSGKYLKGGQPDGARGTLFPRFIARYKTGSSEKAVEEYLAIAQKHGLTLTQLSLAYINQLPFVTSNIIGATKMEQLKENIDSINIELSEEILQEIEAVHSLIPNPAP, via the coding sequence ATGAAATATACAACCTTACCCAATACAGATATTAAAGTTTCTAAAATTTGCTTAGGAACTATGACCTGGGGAAATCAAAATACAGAAGCAGAAGGACATGAACAAATGGACTACGCCTTAGAAAAAGGAGTTAATTTTTTTGATACTGCTGAATTATACGCAGTTCCTGCTACTGCTGAAACCTATGGTGCAACTGAAAAAATAATAGGAACTTGGTTTAAAAAAACTGGAAATAGGGATAAGGTAGTTTTGGCATCTAAAATAGCTGGAGCAGGGGATTATACAGCGCATATTAGAAAAGATGGTTTTAGTAAACGTGCTATTAAAGAAGCTATAGAAGGGAGTTTACAGCGTTTGCAAACAGATTATATTGATTTATACCAGTTACATTGGCCATCTAGAGGAGTAAACTGTTTTGGAGTTAGAGACTATCCTTATAAAACAGCGACAGAAGAAGCTGAGAATCATTTAGAAATTTTAGAAACATTAAATGATTTTATAAAAGAAGGTAAAATAAAGCATATAGGGTTATCTAATGAAACACCATGGGGAACTATGAAGTATTTAGAAACAGCTAAAAATCATAATTTACCAAGACCGTTAACTATTCAAAATTCATATTCTTTAATTCATCGTTCGTATGAATATGGAATGTCAGAAGTTTCTTTACGTGAAGACATTGGTCTTTTAGCTTACTCTCCATTAGCTCAAGGGGTGTTGTCTGGTAAATACTTAAAAGGCGGTCAGCCTGATGGAGCAAGAGGTACTTTATTTCCGCGTTTCATAGCTAGATACAAAACAGGGAGTTCAGAAAAAGCAGTTGAAGAATATTTAGCTATTGCTCAAAAACATGGATTAACATTAACGCAATTGTCTTTAGCTTATATAAATCAGTTGCCTTTTGTAACTAGTAATATTATTGGAGCAACAAAGATGGAGCAGTTAAAAGAAAATATTGATTCTATTAACATTGAATTGTCGGAGGAGATTTTACAAGAAATTGAGGCGGTTCATAGCCTAATACCAAATCCAGCACCTTAA